Proteins co-encoded in one Streptomyces sp. NBC_01283 genomic window:
- a CDS encoding PaaX family transcriptional regulator C-terminal domain-containing protein — MSEQHTPRSLIVTFYGAYGRAAPGPVPVAELVRLLAPVGVDAPSVRSSVSRLKRRGLLVPARTAAGAAGYALSPDARQLLDDGDRRIYASPPAARQGGGWVLAVFSVPESERQKRHVLRSRLAGLGFGTAAPGVWIAPAHLYEETRHTLERLQLSSYVDLFRGEHLGFAATADAVARWWDLSSIAKEHEVFLDRHEPVLRAWQGRADTPPEEAYRDYLLALDSWRRLPYADPGLPGELLPEGWPGDRSAEVFTALDGRLRDAGAYFVTLNSPA, encoded by the coding sequence GTGTCCGAGCAGCACACTCCACGGTCCCTGATCGTCACCTTCTACGGCGCCTACGGGCGCGCGGCCCCCGGCCCGGTGCCCGTCGCCGAGCTGGTCAGGCTCCTCGCCCCGGTCGGCGTGGACGCCCCGTCCGTGCGCTCTTCCGTGTCCCGGCTCAAGCGGCGCGGTCTCCTCGTCCCCGCCCGGACGGCGGCGGGCGCTGCGGGGTACGCCCTCTCGCCGGACGCGCGCCAGCTCCTGGACGACGGCGACCGGCGCATCTACGCCTCTCCCCCGGCGGCGCGGCAGGGCGGCGGCTGGGTGCTCGCCGTGTTCTCCGTGCCGGAGTCGGAACGCCAGAAGCGGCACGTGCTGCGCTCCCGCCTTGCCGGGCTCGGCTTCGGAACGGCCGCCCCGGGGGTGTGGATCGCCCCGGCGCACCTCTACGAAGAGACCCGGCACACCCTGGAGCGGCTCCAACTGTCCTCGTACGTGGACCTGTTCCGCGGCGAGCACCTGGGCTTCGCGGCGACGGCCGACGCGGTGGCCCGCTGGTGGGACCTGTCCTCCATCGCCAAGGAGCACGAGGTGTTCCTCGACCGGCACGAGCCGGTGCTCAGGGCCTGGCAGGGGCGCGCGGACACCCCGCCGGAGGAGGCGTACCGCGACTATCTCCTGGCCCTGGACTCCTGGCGCCGGCTGCCCTACGCCGATCCGGGGCTGCCGGGGGAACTCCTCCCCGAGGGGTGGCCCGGAGACCGGTCCGCCGAGGTGTTCACGGCCCTCGACGGACGACTGCGGGACGCGGGAGCGTACTTCGTGACGCTCAACTCCCCAGCTTGA
- a CDS encoding bifunctional salicylyl-CoA 5-hydroxylase/oxidoreductase translates to MAGALTVTAPDRGSAHRIAVIGGGPGGLYAAALLKRLDPEREITVWERNAPDDTFGFGVVLSDETLGGIEHADPVVYRALQAEFVRWDDIDIVHRGSRHTSGGHGFAALGRRRLLGILHERCRELGVDLRFRSEAPPAAELSAAYDLVIAADGVHSLTREAHAEAFGPSVETHRCRYIWLAADFAFDAFRFEIAETEHGVMQLHGYPFSTAGTGESTVIVEMREEVWEAAGFAELDERESSERCAKIFADALDGRTLRGNKSAWINFRTVVNKRWSHGNTVLLGDAAHTAHFSIGSGTKLAVEDALALAACLEEQPDIADALAAYETERRPVVESTQRAARASLEWFERLPDHLGQPPRQFAFNLLTRSRRVTHDNLRLRDAHFTESVERDFGCPAGTPPMFTPFRLRGLTLRNRVVVSPMDMYSAVDGVPGDFHLVHLGARALGGAGLVMTEMVCVSDRGRITPGCAGLYTEGQADAWRRITDFVHAQAPGTAIGVQLGHAGRKGSTKLMWEGIDEPLEEGNWPLVAPSPLPYKAGSQRPHELDRTGLAEIREQFTEAARRAERSGFDLLELHCAHGYLLSGFLSPLTNRRTDEYGGSLANRMRFPLEVFDAVRELWPDGKPMTVRVSATDWADGGTTADDAVEIARSFAAHGADAIDVSTGQVVSDERPAYGRSYQTPFADRIRNETGVPVLTVGAISSWDDVNSLILAGRTDLCALARPHLYDPHWTLHAAAEQGYAGPGVSWPVQYGAGSRRPQTGRTDAPKPRLKLGS, encoded by the coding sequence TCGGCGGCATCGAGCACGCCGATCCCGTCGTCTACCGCGCCCTCCAGGCCGAGTTCGTCCGCTGGGACGACATCGACATCGTGCACCGGGGGAGCCGGCACACCTCCGGCGGGCACGGCTTCGCGGCCCTCGGTCGGCGCAGGCTGCTGGGCATCCTGCACGAGCGGTGCCGTGAACTCGGCGTCGACCTGCGCTTCCGGTCCGAGGCCCCGCCCGCCGCCGAGCTCTCCGCCGCGTACGACCTGGTGATCGCGGCGGACGGCGTGCACAGTCTCACGCGCGAGGCGCACGCCGAAGCGTTCGGGCCGAGCGTCGAGACGCACCGCTGTCGCTACATCTGGCTCGCCGCCGACTTCGCCTTCGATGCCTTCCGTTTCGAGATCGCCGAGACCGAGCACGGCGTGATGCAGCTGCACGGCTACCCCTTCTCCACGGCCGGCACGGGCGAGTCCACGGTCATCGTCGAGATGCGCGAAGAGGTGTGGGAGGCGGCCGGGTTCGCGGAGCTCGACGAGCGGGAGTCGTCCGAGCGCTGCGCCAAGATCTTCGCCGACGCGCTCGACGGCCGGACGCTGCGCGGCAACAAGTCCGCCTGGATCAACTTCCGCACGGTCGTCAACAAGCGCTGGTCCCACGGCAATACGGTGCTTCTCGGCGACGCGGCCCACACCGCGCACTTCTCCATCGGCTCCGGCACCAAGCTCGCCGTCGAGGACGCGCTCGCGCTCGCCGCCTGCCTGGAGGAGCAGCCGGACATCGCCGACGCACTCGCCGCGTACGAGACGGAGCGCCGTCCCGTCGTCGAGTCCACGCAGCGCGCGGCCCGCGCGAGCCTGGAGTGGTTCGAGCGGCTCCCGGACCATCTCGGCCAGCCGCCGCGCCAGTTCGCGTTCAACCTGCTCACCCGCAGCCGCCGCGTCACCCACGACAACCTGCGCCTGCGCGACGCCCACTTCACCGAGTCCGTCGAGCGCGACTTCGGCTGTCCGGCCGGTACACCGCCGATGTTCACGCCCTTCCGGCTGCGCGGCCTCACCCTGCGCAACCGCGTGGTCGTGTCCCCCATGGACATGTACTCCGCGGTGGACGGCGTCCCCGGCGACTTCCACCTCGTCCACCTGGGCGCACGGGCGCTCGGTGGCGCGGGCCTGGTCATGACCGAGATGGTGTGCGTCAGCGACCGGGGCCGCATCACGCCGGGCTGCGCCGGGCTCTACACCGAAGGACAGGCCGACGCCTGGCGCCGCATCACCGACTTCGTGCACGCGCAGGCGCCCGGCACCGCGATCGGCGTGCAGCTCGGCCACGCGGGACGCAAGGGCTCGACGAAGCTGATGTGGGAGGGCATCGACGAACCCCTGGAGGAGGGGAACTGGCCGCTGGTGGCGCCCTCGCCCCTCCCGTACAAGGCGGGCAGCCAGCGCCCGCATGAGCTGGACCGGACCGGGCTCGCCGAGATCCGCGAACAGTTCACGGAGGCGGCCCGGCGGGCCGAGCGGAGCGGCTTCGACCTCCTCGAACTGCACTGCGCCCACGGCTATCTGCTGTCCGGCTTCCTCTCGCCGCTGACCAACCGACGGACCGACGAATACGGTGGCTCGCTGGCCAACCGCATGCGTTTCCCCCTCGAAGTCTTCGACGCGGTAAGGGAGTTGTGGCCGGACGGCAAACCCATGACCGTCCGCGTCTCGGCCACCGACTGGGCCGACGGCGGCACCACCGCGGACGACGCCGTCGAGATCGCCCGCTCCTTCGCCGCGCACGGAGCCGACGCGATCGACGTCTCGACCGGCCAGGTCGTCTCTGACGAACGCCCCGCGTACGGCCGCTCCTACCAGACGCCGTTCGCCGACCGCATCCGCAACGAAACCGGCGTCCCCGTCCTCACCGTCGGAGCCATCTCCTCCTGGGACGACGTCAACTCGCTGATTCTGGCGGGCCGAACGGACCTGTGCGCGCTCGCGCGCCCGCATCTGTACGACCCGCACTGGACCCTCCACGCGGCGGCCGAGCAGGGGTACGCCGGACCGGGCGTCAGCTGGCCCGTGCAGTACGGGGCGGGCAGCCGCCGGCCTCAGACCGGTCGCACGGATGCCCCCAAGCCCCGTCTCAAGCTGGGGAGTTGA